The Ensifer adhaerens genome contains a region encoding:
- a CDS encoding GYD domain-containing protein, with protein sequence MTTYVMLLNWTEQGVKNVRDSPKRLDLARNVLGEMGGSFKHFFLTMGDYDMVAIVEAPDDAVAARFALTLGMAGNVRSTTLKAFPEAAYRELIASLG encoded by the coding sequence ATGACGACGTATGTCATGCTCCTCAACTGGACCGAGCAGGGCGTCAAGAATGTGCGTGATTCCCCGAAGAGGCTCGACCTCGCACGGAATGTGCTCGGCGAGATGGGCGGCTCCTTCAAGCATTTCTTCCTGACCATGGGTGACTACGACATGGTGGCCATCGTCGAAGCGCCTGACGATGCGGTGGCCGCACGCTTCGCGCTCACGCTTGGCATGGCCGGCAATGTGCGCTCGACGACGCTGAAAGCCTTCCCTGAGGCTGCCTATCGCGAACTGATTGCCTCGCTTGGATGA